The following proteins come from a genomic window of bacterium:
- a CDS encoding isoprenyl transferase, which produces MTSGGGGLPSLPRHVAIIMDGNGRWANLRGLPRVEGHRMGVRAVRAVVECARELNIPCLTLYAFSLENWGRPEPEVLALMTLLQEFLASELSLLLRHKIRLRVIGEASSLPFPVRKVLEHTVAATAGNTEMTLTLGLSYAGRNEIVRAARRLAAEAAEGKIVPGEITEEMFSSRLDTAGIPDPDLVIRTSGELRISNFLLWQSAYAEFAFMDVLWPDFGKVEFLQALDEYSRRHRRFGLTGEQAAKTPGK; this is translated from the coding sequence ATGACCTCCGGAGGAGGCGGCCTCCCCTCCCTGCCCCGGCACGTGGCCATCATCATGGACGGCAACGGCCGGTGGGCGAACCTGCGGGGGCTTCCGCGCGTCGAGGGTCACCGGATGGGGGTCCGCGCCGTGCGCGCCGTCGTGGAGTGCGCCCGGGAGCTGAACATCCCCTGTCTCACCCTGTACGCCTTCTCGCTCGAGAACTGGGGACGCCCCGAGCCCGAGGTCCTCGCGCTCATGACCCTCCTGCAGGAGTTCCTCGCCAGCGAGCTTTCCCTGCTCCTCCGGCACAAGATCCGGCTGCGCGTGATCGGCGAGGCCTCCTCCCTTCCGTTCCCCGTCCGGAAGGTCCTGGAGCACACCGTGGCCGCCACCGCGGGAAACACCGAGATGACCCTGACGCTGGGACTTTCGTACGCGGGGCGCAACGAGATCGTCCGCGCGGCGCGCCGCCTTGCCGCCGAGGCGGCGGAGGGAAAGATCGTCCCGGGGGAGATCACGGAGGAGATGTTCTCCTCCCGCCTCGACACCGCGGGCATCCCCGATCCGGACCTCGTCATCCGCACCAGCGGGGAGCTCCGCATCAGCAACTTCCTTCTCTGGCAATCCGCCTACGCCGAGTTCGCCTTCATGGACGTGCTGTGGCCCGATTTCGGCAAGGTGGAGTTCCTCCAGGCGCTCGACGAGTACTCCCGCCGCCACCGGCGCTTCGGGCTGACCGGCGAGCAGGCCGCGAAGACCCCGGGGAAGTAG
- the rpsB gene encoding 30S ribosomal protein S2 yields MANGQSAVISMKQLLEAGVHFGHQTKRWNPKMKRYIFTARNGIYIIDLQQTVKMFRAAYEAVRSMAAEGKTVLFVGTKKQAQEAVEEEARRAGTPYVNQRWLGGMLTNFTTIRKSLDRLQKLSEIGTDGTAERLPKKEVLQLEKERVKLEKTLGGIRDLRRVPDAMFVVDPSRETIAILEGRRLGIPIVAIVDTNCDPDLIDVVIPGNDDAIRAIKLFLSKMADAILEGKAAYAEKNASRIDKEAEAPEVTVSLISTEGDEEVSIAPKAPPAAQAPAAAE; encoded by the coding sequence ATGGCGAACGGACAGAGCGCGGTCATCTCGATGAAGCAACTGCTGGAGGCGGGGGTGCACTTCGGGCACCAGACGAAGCGTTGGAACCCGAAGATGAAGCGGTACATCTTCACCGCACGCAACGGGATCTACATCATCGACCTTCAGCAGACGGTGAAGATGTTCCGGGCCGCCTACGAGGCGGTGCGGAGCATGGCGGCGGAGGGGAAGACGGTCCTCTTCGTCGGCACGAAGAAGCAGGCGCAGGAGGCGGTGGAGGAGGAGGCCCGTCGGGCCGGCACGCCGTACGTCAACCAGCGCTGGCTGGGCGGGATGCTCACCAACTTCACCACGATCCGGAAGAGCCTCGACCGGCTGCAGAAGCTTTCGGAGATCGGGACCGACGGCACCGCCGAGCGGCTCCCGAAAAAGGAAGTCCTCCAGCTCGAGAAGGAGCGGGTCAAGCTCGAGAAGACCCTCGGCGGCATCCGGGATCTCCGGCGCGTGCCGGACGCGATGTTCGTCGTCGACCCGTCGCGGGAGACGATCGCGATCCTCGAGGGCCGGCGGCTGGGGATCCCCATCGTCGCCATCGTGGACACGAACTGCGACCCCGACCTGATCGACGTCGTGATCCCCGGGAACGACGACGCCATCCGGGCGATCAAGCTGTTCCTCTCCAAGATGGCCGACGCGATCCTCGAGGGGAAGGCGGCCTACGCGGAAAAGAACGCGTCCCGCATCGACAAGGAGGCGGAGGCGCCGGAGGTAACGGTGTCGCTCATCTCCACCGAGGGAGACGAGGAAGTCTCCATCGCGCCGAAGGCTCCACCGGCGGCGCAGGCCCCCGCCGCGGCGGAATAA
- the pyrH gene encoding UMP kinase — protein MAKSSYRRILLKLSGEALMGKKSYGIDDAILTGLSAEIREVVGLGVQVALVVGGGNIFRGIGTSRDIGIDRASADYMGMLATVINSLALQGVLERTGVSTRVLSAIEMRAIAEPYIRRRALRHLEKGRVVIFAAGTGNPYFTTDTAAALRAMEINADAILKATKVDGVYDRDPMLDPKAKKYSRLTYLDVLRKNLKVMDATAISLCMDNDLPIVVFNLTKKGNILKAVLGERIGTVVHGGK, from the coding sequence GTGGCGAAGTCGTCGTACCGCCGGATCCTGCTGAAACTGTCGGGGGAAGCCCTGATGGGGAAGAAGTCGTACGGGATCGACGACGCGATCCTTACCGGCCTGTCGGCCGAGATCCGGGAAGTCGTCGGGCTCGGCGTCCAGGTGGCCCTCGTCGTCGGCGGAGGGAACATCTTCCGGGGGATCGGCACCAGCCGGGACATCGGCATCGACCGCGCCTCCGCGGACTACATGGGGATGCTGGCGACGGTCATCAACAGCCTCGCCCTGCAGGGCGTCCTCGAGCGGACCGGCGTCTCGACCCGCGTGCTGAGCGCGATCGAGATGCGCGCGATCGCCGAACCGTACATCCGGCGCCGCGCCCTTCGCCACCTGGAAAAGGGGCGGGTGGTCATCTTCGCGGCGGGGACCGGGAATCCCTATTTCACGACGGACACCGCGGCGGCGCTGCGTGCCATGGAGATCAACGCCGACGCCATCCTCAAGGCGACGAAGGTCGACGGCGTGTACGATCGCGACCCGATGCTCGATCCGAAGGCGAAGAAGTACTCCCGCCTGACCTACCTCGACGTTCTCCGGAAGAACCTCAAGGTCATGGACGCCACGGCCATCTCCCTGTGCATGGACAACGACCTCCCCATCGTCGTGTTCAACCTTACGAAGAAGGGGAACATCCTGAAGGCGGTGCTGGGCGAGAGGATCGGCACCGTGGTCCACGGAGGGAAGTGA
- the frr gene encoding ribosome recycling factor, whose amino-acid sequence MEALVKDTSARMERSIDAFRKELGKVRTGRASFSLLDGVKVDYYGTPTPLQQVGTLSVPESRLITVTPWDTKMIGPIEKAIQGSGLGLNPSSDGKTVRIPIPPLTEERRRELAKVVRKMAEDARVAVRNVRREAIEKLKDREKKKEISEDVVKRGQERIQKETDAHVKKIDEILKSKEQEILEV is encoded by the coding sequence ATGGAAGCGCTGGTGAAAGATACCTCGGCCCGCATGGAGCGGAGCATCGATGCGTTCCGGAAGGAGCTGGGGAAGGTGCGCACGGGGCGCGCCTCCTTCTCGCTGCTGGACGGGGTCAAGGTGGACTACTACGGCACTCCCACGCCGCTCCAGCAGGTGGGGACCCTTTCCGTCCCGGAGAGCCGGCTGATCACCGTCACCCCCTGGGACACGAAGATGATCGGGCCGATCGAGAAGGCGATCCAGGGAAGCGGCCTCGGGCTGAACCCGTCGAGCGACGGGAAGACGGTCCGCATCCCGATCCCCCCCCTGACGGAGGAACGGCGCAGAGAACTGGCCAAGGTGGTCCGGAAAATGGCCGAGGACGCGCGCGTGGCGGTCCGCAATGTCCGCCGCGAGGCGATCGAAAAGCTGAAGGACCGGGAGAAGAAGAAGGAGATCTCCGAGGATGTCGTCAAGCGCGGGCAGGAGCGGATCCAGAAGGAGACGGACGCCCACGTGAAGAAGATCGACGAGATCCTCAAGTCGAAGGAACAAGAGATCCTGGAGGTCTGA
- the tsf gene encoding translation elongation factor Ts: MQITSGMVKELREKTGAGLMDCKAALTASGGEMEAAIDHLRKKGLAAAAKKSSRIASEGVVCAHVEGNSGALVEVNCETDFVARTDDFVGLAKEVAALVNAKAPRDVDEALLLPAAGGGHLGEKLVAAVAKIGEKISFRRFARLEPPAGTPGVVVPYIHAGGKIGVLVAVSGADRSNAAVAALAKDLAMQVAAANPSYVSRNDVPASVIEHEKSIYRDQAKASGKPDKILDKIADGKLQKYFGDFCLVEQAFIKDPDRKVSQLLADAGKAAGAPIAVCAFARFQVGEGMEKRSDDLAAEVAKQLGQG; the protein is encoded by the coding sequence ATGCAGATCACATCCGGTATGGTCAAGGAGCTCCGCGAGAAGACCGGCGCGGGCCTGATGGATTGCAAGGCGGCGCTCACGGCGTCGGGCGGCGAGATGGAGGCGGCGATCGACCACCTCCGCAAGAAGGGCCTCGCGGCGGCCGCGAAGAAATCGTCGCGGATCGCCTCCGAGGGGGTCGTCTGCGCCCACGTGGAGGGGAACTCCGGGGCGCTGGTAGAGGTGAACTGCGAGACCGACTTCGTGGCCCGGACCGACGACTTCGTCGGGCTGGCGAAGGAGGTCGCCGCCCTGGTCAACGCGAAGGCGCCCCGGGACGTCGACGAAGCCCTGCTCCTGCCGGCGGCCGGCGGCGGTCATCTCGGGGAGAAGCTGGTGGCGGCGGTCGCGAAGATCGGCGAGAAGATCTCCTTTCGCCGGTTCGCGCGCCTCGAACCTCCGGCGGGGACGCCCGGCGTCGTCGTCCCGTACATCCACGCCGGGGGGAAGATCGGGGTCCTCGTGGCGGTATCGGGCGCGGATCGGTCGAACGCCGCGGTGGCGGCGCTGGCCAAGGACCTCGCGATGCAGGTGGCGGCCGCCAACCCGTCGTACGTCAGCAGGAACGACGTGCCCGCATCGGTGATCGAGCACGAGAAGTCGATCTACCGGGACCAGGCCAAGGCGTCGGGGAAACCCGACAAGATCCTGGACAAGATCGCCGACGGGAAGCTGCAGAAGTATTTCGGAGACTTCTGCCTCGTCGAGCAGGCGTTCATCAAGGACCCGGACCGGAAGGTCTCGCAGCTCCTCGCGGACGCGGGGAAGGCCGCCGGCGCCCCGATCGCGGTCTGCGCCTTCGCCCGGTTCCAGGTGGGCGAGGGGATGGAGAAGCGGTCGGACGACCTGGCCGCCGAGGTGGCGAAGCAGCTCGGGCAGGGGTGA
- the argJ gene encoding bifunctional glutamate N-acetyltransferase/amino-acid acetyltransferase ArgJ, with protein MKVPKEIVVPGFRGAGTSCGIKKTGKPDLALVVSDRPCVSAVVFTRSKVAAAPVAWGKALRTRSRLRGIVVNSGNANACTGDVGIRAVRETSRAAGTALGLPVDSLLVGSTGVIGVPLPVEKIVAALPDLAARLSPKGIAGAGEAICTTDAFPKRGIRTIRAGGRTITIGAIAKGAGMIAPNMGTMLAYAFTDAALAPVDARRLLREAADATFNRIIVDGDTSTNDTAALFANGACGLPPLEGKDLAAFRAALLSLLLDLALMIVRDGEGATRVVRLSVTGARTAADATKAARAAASSPLVKTAVYGADLNWGRVIAVLGRAGIAVDPMKVSMRFAGETLLRRGMRPDPAAERRAAPKIRSEAYAIDVDLGLGKGSDYVYFSDLSVDYVKLNSGYRS; from the coding sequence GTGAAGGTGCCGAAGGAGATCGTGGTTCCGGGGTTCCGCGGAGCGGGGACGTCGTGCGGGATCAAGAAGACCGGGAAGCCGGACCTCGCGCTGGTGGTCAGCGACCGCCCGTGCGTTTCCGCCGTCGTCTTCACCCGGAGCAAGGTGGCCGCCGCCCCCGTCGCCTGGGGAAAGGCGCTGCGCACCCGCTCCCGGCTGCGCGGCATCGTCGTGAACAGCGGCAACGCGAACGCCTGCACCGGGGACGTCGGGATCCGGGCGGTCCGCGAGACGTCCCGGGCGGCCGGAACGGCCCTCGGCCTGCCGGTCGATTCGCTCCTGGTCGGCTCCACCGGCGTCATCGGCGTGCCTTTGCCGGTGGAAAAGATCGTCGCGGCCCTGCCGGACCTCGCCGCCCGCCTCTCCCCGAAGGGGATCGCCGGGGCCGGGGAGGCCATTTGCACGACGGACGCCTTCCCGAAACGGGGTATCCGGACGATCCGCGCGGGAGGGCGCACCATCACGATCGGCGCGATCGCCAAGGGCGCGGGGATGATCGCCCCGAACATGGGAACGATGCTCGCCTACGCGTTCACCGACGCGGCCCTCGCGCCCGTCGACGCCCGCCGCCTGCTGCGGGAGGCGGCCGACGCGACGTTCAACCGGATCATCGTCGACGGCGACACGAGCACCAACGACACCGCGGCCCTCTTCGCCAACGGCGCCTGCGGCCTGCCTCCGCTGGAAGGGAAGGACCTCGCCGCGTTCCGGGCGGCGCTCCTGTCGCTGCTGCTGGACCTCGCCCTGATGATCGTGCGCGACGGCGAGGGGGCGACCCGGGTGGTCCGGCTGTCGGTCACCGGCGCGCGCACCGCCGCGGACGCAACGAAGGCGGCCCGCGCGGCCGCCTCCTCCCCGCTGGTGAAAACCGCCGTCTACGGCGCCGACCTGAACTGGGGCCGGGTGATCGCGGTGCTCGGGCGGGCGGGGATCGCGGTGGACCCGATGAAGGTATCGATGCGGTTCGCCGGGGAAACGCTGCTGCGGCGGGGGATGCGACCCGATCCGGCCGCGGAGCGCCGCGCGGCGCCGAAGATCCGGTCGGAGGCGTATGCCATCGACGTCGACCTGGGGCTGGGGAAGGGGAGCGACTACGTCTATTTCTCGGATTTGAGCGTCGATTACGTGAAACTGAACTCCGGGTACAGGTCGTAA
- a CDS encoding phosphatidate cytidylyltransferase codes for MLGKRIATAAVLIPLLVASILLSVGRRWGWPFLLFCGVSVALCANEWLRMFFGGVRDRASGVLLAVLVFLAVALLPGFLGVPALLAYVLLSVFHALPGNATPAEKTRTAAMLSLAAVYVGGLMAMYPRTLLLPHGEHWVLMGVVAVSIGDTLAYFTGKAVGRTKLAPAISPNKTVEGAVGGLLGSVAGAALYAHGFLPEVPAWYAAAAGGAVGIFGQGGDLFESLLKRAAGVKDSGTIFPGHGGILDRADGVLAAGPVLHLFAAMSYLSRWGA; via the coding sequence ATGCTCGGGAAACGGATCGCCACCGCCGCCGTCCTCATCCCCCTCCTGGTCGCCTCCATCCTGCTCTCCGTGGGGCGCCGATGGGGATGGCCTTTCCTGCTCTTCTGCGGCGTCTCCGTCGCGCTGTGCGCCAACGAGTGGCTCCGGATGTTTTTCGGCGGCGTGCGGGACCGGGCGAGCGGGGTCCTGCTCGCCGTCCTCGTGTTCCTCGCCGTGGCGCTGCTGCCGGGCTTCCTCGGCGTGCCGGCACTCCTTGCGTATGTCCTGCTTTCGGTCTTCCACGCCCTGCCGGGAAACGCGACTCCCGCAGAAAAAACCCGCACCGCGGCGATGCTCTCCCTCGCGGCGGTCTACGTCGGGGGCCTGATGGCGATGTACCCGCGCACGCTCCTCCTCCCCCACGGCGAGCATTGGGTGCTGATGGGGGTCGTCGCGGTCTCGATCGGGGACACCCTGGCCTACTTCACGGGGAAAGCGGTCGGCCGGACGAAGCTCGCCCCGGCGATCTCGCCGAACAAGACCGTCGAAGGCGCGGTCGGGGGGCTCCTCGGAAGCGTGGCGGGCGCCGCCCTCTACGCGCACGGTTTTTTGCCGGAGGTCCCGGCGTGGTACGCGGCGGCCGCGGGCGGGGCGGTGGGGATCTTCGGGCAGGGGGGGGACCTGTTCGAGTCGCTGCTCAAGCGCGCCGCCGGCGTGAAGGACAGCGGGACGATCTTCCCCGGGCACGGCGGGATCCTCGACCGGGCGGACGGAGTCCTCGCCGCCGGTCCCGTCCTCCACCTGTTCGCGGCGATGTCGTACCTCTCCCGGTGGGGCGCGTGA